One Paraburkholderia flagellata genomic window carries:
- a CDS encoding 3-keto-5-aminohexanoate cleavage protein → MQFLDDSLHPENMDKVVITVAPYGPEWMPEDFPEDIPVTMEEQIQKAVDCYEAGASVLHLHVREPDGKGSKRLSMFNELIAGVRKAVPDMIIQVGGSISFAPEDEGQAAQWLSDDTRHALAELDPKPDQVTVALNTIQMNIMELIYPEYYESTHMAKASVREAYSEMIVPAGPAWAAEHLRRLQKAGIQPHFQLVGMHALETLDRMVRKGIYTGPLNLTCIGIGGGHHGPHPFNLFDFIQRAPDGCTVTAESLFKNVLPWNTIALAMGMHVRCGIEDTLIDQKGNRFTSVQQVQQTVRIAKELGREIANGKEAREVYRIGTWYKDVEETLAANGMAPNRKPGVKNVPMRRVA, encoded by the coding sequence ATGCAATTTCTCGACGATTCGCTGCACCCGGAGAACATGGACAAGGTCGTGATCACCGTGGCGCCCTATGGCCCCGAGTGGATGCCGGAAGACTTTCCGGAAGACATCCCGGTGACCATGGAGGAGCAGATCCAGAAGGCGGTCGATTGCTATGAAGCGGGTGCGAGCGTACTGCACCTGCACGTACGCGAACCCGACGGCAAGGGCTCCAAGCGGCTCTCCATGTTCAATGAATTGATCGCCGGTGTGCGCAAGGCCGTACCCGACATGATCATCCAGGTGGGCGGTTCGATCTCGTTTGCACCGGAAGACGAAGGTCAGGCCGCCCAATGGCTGTCGGACGACACGCGCCATGCACTGGCCGAACTCGATCCGAAACCGGATCAGGTGACGGTGGCCTTGAACACGATCCAGATGAACATCATGGAGCTCATCTATCCGGAGTACTACGAAAGTACTCACATGGCCAAGGCGTCCGTGCGTGAAGCGTACAGCGAAATGATCGTGCCGGCCGGGCCAGCGTGGGCAGCGGAGCACCTGCGGCGTCTGCAAAAGGCCGGCATCCAGCCACACTTCCAGTTGGTCGGCATGCACGCGCTCGAGACGCTGGACCGCATGGTGCGCAAGGGGATCTACACCGGCCCGCTCAACCTTACCTGCATCGGCATCGGCGGCGGCCATCATGGACCGCATCCGTTCAATCTCTTCGACTTCATCCAGCGCGCGCCAGACGGCTGCACCGTGACCGCCGAGTCGCTCTTCAAGAATGTACTGCCCTGGAACACGATCGCTCTTGCGATGGGCATGCATGTTCGCTGCGGTATCGAGGACACCCTGATCGACCAGAAGGGCAATCGCTTTACCTCGGTGCAGCAGGTCCAGCAGACGGTGCGCATCGCGAAGGAACTGGGCCGTGAGATCGCCAATGGCAAGGAGGCGCGCGAAGTCTACCGCATCGGCACCTGGTACAAGGATGTCGAAGAAACGCTGGCCGCCAACGGCATGGCGCCGAACCGCAAGCCGGGCGTGAAGAACGTGCCGATGCGTCGGGTGGCGTAA
- a CDS encoding multidrug effflux MFS transporter, producing MSSMQTMTEIEGHRVHTPTFVVLVAGLSMLGQFAIATYLPAFSIMAQSLHATPTQIQQSLTAYLLPFALMVPWHGAISDALGRRRMILAGNALFTIGSLMCAAAPSISLLYAGRALQGMSAGAGVIIGRAMVRDIFHGADAQKIMALVAMIFALAPAIAPVCGGWLLLWTGWRSIFVFLAFLSALLVVISWFLVPETLPPARRHPLNPVSLARAYGTLFAKPRFVALALANAAVNLAIYLYVLSAPTFVVKHLGLGEQSFGYLFLPIVAGLIAGAALAHRAAGHGSAVRNVLVGHLVMLVAGVINISLNAMHASPLPWALVALPVFSLGMMMTQPFLQVLALDCFPERRGLASSCYVTVQQFGNFLSSALLVPLLLGSTLYMALGMAVLQCIGLVMFCVAKRHGESG from the coding sequence ATGTCGAGCATGCAAACCATGACAGAGATCGAAGGGCACAGGGTCCACACCCCGACATTCGTCGTGCTCGTGGCTGGGCTGTCAATGCTCGGGCAGTTCGCGATCGCCACCTACCTGCCGGCGTTTTCCATCATGGCGCAGTCGCTTCATGCGACCCCGACGCAGATCCAGCAATCGTTGACGGCCTACCTGCTGCCTTTCGCGCTGATGGTGCCGTGGCACGGGGCAATCTCCGATGCGCTCGGCCGCCGTCGCATGATTCTGGCCGGCAACGCGCTGTTCACCATTGGTTCGCTGATGTGCGCGGCTGCCCCGAGCATCTCGTTGCTCTATGCCGGCCGTGCCCTGCAGGGCATGAGCGCCGGGGCCGGCGTCATCATTGGCCGGGCGATGGTGCGCGACATTTTTCACGGTGCCGATGCGCAAAAGATCATGGCGTTGGTGGCGATGATCTTCGCGCTTGCACCTGCGATTGCGCCCGTCTGCGGCGGCTGGCTGCTGCTGTGGACGGGTTGGCGCAGCATTTTCGTTTTCCTCGCGTTCCTGTCGGCATTGCTCGTCGTGATCAGCTGGTTTCTCGTCCCGGAGACCCTGCCGCCGGCGCGCCGCCATCCGCTGAATCCCGTCTCGCTGGCGCGCGCATATGGAACGTTGTTCGCGAAGCCGCGCTTTGTTGCGCTCGCGCTCGCCAACGCCGCGGTCAATCTCGCGATCTACCTTTACGTCCTCTCTGCGCCAACCTTTGTCGTGAAGCATCTCGGCCTTGGTGAGCAGTCGTTCGGCTACCTCTTCCTCCCGATCGTCGCAGGCCTGATCGCCGGTGCCGCGCTCGCCCACCGTGCCGCAGGGCATGGCAGCGCGGTGCGTAATGTGCTGGTGGGCCATCTGGTGATGCTGGTGGCCGGCGTGATCAACATCAGCCTCAACGCGATGCACGCTTCACCGTTGCCGTGGGCGCTCGTGGCGCTACCCGTTTTCAGTCTCGGCATGATGATGACCCAGCCTTTCCTTCAGGTCCTCGCGCTGGATTGCTTTCCGGAGAGGCGCGGCCTGGCGTCGAGCTGCTACGTCACCGTCCAGCAGTTTGGCAACTTCCTGTCCTCGGCACTGCTGGTTCCCTTGCTGCTCGGCAGCACCCTGTACATGGCTCTGGGCATGGCTGTATTGCAGTGCATTGGTCTGGTGATGTTCTGCGTCGCAAAGCGCCATGGAGAATCCGGCTAA
- a CDS encoding 3-keto-5-aminohexanoate cleavage protein: MTARNKIIITCAVTGAIHTPSMSPYLPVTPDEIADAAIEACEAGAAIVHLHARDPQTGKPDQRPEAFAPFLKSIARRSPAIINLTTGGSPYMTVQERMRPARVFKPEIASMNMGTMNFGLFPMLGRFSKFEHEWERDYLEGSKDLIFRNTYGDLETAFHELGPNSTRYEFECYDTAHLYNVAHFAERGLIEPPFFIQTVFGILGGIGTHPDDVMHMKRTADRLFGQDYRWSVLGAGASQMKIAAMAASMGGHVRVGLEDSLWIGKGQLAKSNAEQVRKVRQILEGLGLVIATPDEAREILQLKGADQVAL, translated from the coding sequence ATGACGGCCCGGAACAAAATCATCATCACCTGCGCCGTGACCGGCGCGATCCATACACCTTCGATGTCGCCTTACCTGCCGGTGACGCCGGATGAAATCGCCGACGCGGCTATCGAAGCCTGCGAAGCAGGCGCAGCCATTGTCCACCTGCATGCTCGCGATCCCCAGACCGGCAAGCCGGATCAGCGCCCGGAGGCCTTCGCCCCGTTCCTGAAATCGATCGCCCGACGCAGCCCCGCCATCATTAACCTGACGACCGGTGGCTCGCCCTATATGACGGTGCAGGAACGCATGCGGCCGGCCCGCGTGTTCAAGCCCGAGATCGCCTCGATGAACATGGGCACCATGAACTTCGGGCTCTTTCCTATGCTCGGGCGCTTCAGCAAGTTCGAGCACGAATGGGAGCGGGACTACCTCGAAGGCAGCAAGGATCTCATTTTCCGCAACACGTATGGCGATCTCGAGACCGCGTTTCACGAACTCGGACCGAACAGCACACGCTATGAATTCGAGTGCTACGACACAGCGCACCTGTACAACGTCGCGCATTTCGCCGAGCGCGGACTGATCGAACCGCCTTTCTTTATCCAGACGGTGTTCGGCATTCTGGGCGGCATTGGCACTCACCCCGACGACGTGATGCACATGAAGCGCACGGCTGACCGTCTCTTCGGCCAGGACTATCGCTGGTCCGTGCTCGGCGCCGGCGCGAGCCAGATGAAGATTGCGGCCATGGCGGCGTCCATGGGCGGCCATGTGCGCGTGGGCCTCGAGGACAGCCTGTGGATCGGCAAAGGTCAGTTGGCGAAGTCCAATGCGGAGCAGGTTCGCAAAGTCCGGCAGATTCTTGAAGGTCTGGGGCTCGTGATTGCGACGCCCGACGAAGCCCGCGAGATCCTTCAACTCAAGGGCGCGGATCAGGTCGCGCTTTAG
- a CDS encoding AraC family transcriptional regulator, whose translation MTNFVEVAREVGLDPHVQLKRARIDTSALLDPDLMISATAVMRLLENSARRAGVEDFGLRIAETRRLENLGPLALVLREEPTLRKALESLARHVGLHNESTALRIEDADGVTVLKQVVIGGARGSLRQSVELLVCVLYRMLKLLLGPDWKPQSICFSHCAPKSQATHRRIFGLPVHFDMDFDGIVLASADLDFGLPSYDPVLAPRARDFLNAKLAQSEAPMPDKVRKLVLALLPTGGCDVERVAQQLGVDRKTMFRHLRKHGQTYSTIVEGVRGDLVIRYVENSDRPLSDVAALLGFSSLSAFSRWFALRFRSSASEWRVANR comes from the coding sequence TTGACCAATTTTGTGGAGGTCGCCCGTGAGGTAGGCCTGGATCCCCACGTCCAGTTGAAAAGGGCACGGATCGACACGTCGGCACTGCTCGATCCGGACCTGATGATCTCGGCGACAGCGGTCATGCGCCTGCTGGAGAACTCTGCGAGGCGTGCCGGCGTCGAGGACTTCGGGCTGCGGATAGCGGAAACACGGCGTCTGGAAAACCTTGGGCCGCTTGCCCTTGTCCTGCGCGAGGAGCCCACCCTGCGCAAGGCCTTGGAGTCACTGGCACGTCACGTCGGGTTGCACAATGAGTCAACAGCCCTTCGCATCGAGGACGCGGATGGCGTGACCGTGCTCAAGCAGGTGGTGATCGGTGGCGCGCGCGGGTCGCTGCGGCAATCCGTAGAGTTGCTGGTGTGCGTGCTGTACCGGATGCTCAAGTTACTGCTTGGGCCCGACTGGAAGCCGCAGAGCATCTGCTTCTCCCACTGCGCACCGAAAAGCCAGGCCACTCACAGGCGTATTTTCGGGTTGCCCGTGCACTTCGACATGGACTTCGATGGCATCGTACTCGCCAGCGCCGATCTCGATTTTGGGCTGCCTTCCTATGACCCGGTCCTCGCGCCGCGCGCACGGGATTTTCTGAATGCCAAGCTGGCCCAGTCCGAAGCGCCGATGCCCGACAAAGTCAGGAAGCTCGTGCTCGCTCTGCTGCCAACGGGCGGGTGCGATGTGGAGCGTGTGGCGCAGCAACTCGGCGTCGACCGCAAGACCATGTTCCGGCATCTGCGCAAACACGGTCAGACCTATTCCACGATCGTGGAGGGCGTTCGCGGCGACCTCGTGATCCGCTACGTCGAGAACAGCGACAGACCGCTATCTGATGTGGCCGCGTTGCTCGGCTTCTCGTCGTTGAGCGCCTTTTCCAGGTGGTTTGCCCTTCGCTTCAGGTCTAGCGCTTCCGAGTGGCGTGTCGCGAACCGATAG
- a CDS encoding carboxymuconolactone decarboxylase family protein, giving the protein MKMNDAIDTPTCNALRESGNWNANWDSFAQLDPRWTEQFMAMAMAPQTSGVLDAKTVEFLAIAVDAAVTHMYGPGVRRHIRRALEVGATREEITAVLQFVSVLGIHSMSLAAPMLIEEAAAHERRMAEAGQTG; this is encoded by the coding sequence ATGAAGATGAACGACGCCATCGACACACCGACATGCAATGCGCTGCGTGAAAGTGGCAACTGGAATGCGAACTGGGATTCGTTCGCTCAACTCGATCCCAGGTGGACCGAGCAATTCATGGCGATGGCGATGGCACCGCAGACGTCGGGCGTGCTGGATGCGAAGACGGTGGAGTTTCTGGCGATTGCCGTCGACGCCGCGGTGACGCACATGTATGGACCCGGTGTGCGGCGTCATATTCGCCGCGCGCTGGAGGTGGGCGCGACCCGAGAGGAGATCACGGCCGTGCTCCAGTTCGTGTCCGTGCTTGGAATCCATTCGATGAGCCTCGCTGCCCCGATGCTCATCGAAGAGGCTGCGGCGCACGAGCGTCGCATGGCCGAGGCCGGGCAAACTGGCTAA
- a CDS encoding transglycosylase SLT domain-containing protein, whose protein sequence is MNVTVRVMIGWALALCVLAPQVGTHAAQPVAAVAASTPAATAPAKAPPVPASGVRKLSLTNKPWTGDFDAMLNRHAIRFLVPYSRTLYFVDKGRERGIAAELARNFERYVNKKYAAQLNKRPLTVFLIPTTRDKLLTGLVAGTGDISAGNLTATDERLKIVDFIAPRDRKPVRELVVTGPKSPSLSTLDDLSGKQVYVRKSSSYYESLSALNERFRKSGKPPVNIMLLPDALEDEDVMEMVNAGLLGISIVDDWKARLWAQVLPQLKVRDDLAVSAEGYTGWAIRKNSPQLQAALNDFYLNYLKKQGVAEYLLAQYMKRIKQIRNNGGDAEQKRFDATLVLFQKYGTQYDFDPLMLAAQGFQESQLNQSARSHVGAIGIMQLMPATGKEMGVGSISVAESNVHAGAKYLDTLMSKYFSDAHFSASDRSLFAFASYNAGPANIAKMRKIAAEQGLDPDKWFNNVEVVVAEKIGLETTTYVRNIFKYYAAYKLIVDAQAARQKAVESVQKPS, encoded by the coding sequence ATGAACGTGACAGTCCGCGTTATGATCGGCTGGGCGCTTGCCCTGTGCGTCTTGGCGCCGCAAGTCGGCACGCACGCCGCGCAGCCTGTAGCGGCCGTTGCCGCATCCACCCCCGCAGCCACCGCGCCCGCTAAGGCCCCACCAGTTCCGGCTTCAGGCGTGCGAAAACTGAGCCTCACGAACAAGCCGTGGACCGGCGACTTCGACGCAATGCTCAACCGTCACGCTATCCGGTTCCTTGTTCCCTATAGCCGGACGCTCTACTTTGTCGACAAGGGCCGCGAACGCGGGATCGCGGCCGAGTTGGCGCGCAACTTCGAACGCTATGTCAACAAGAAGTACGCGGCCCAACTGAACAAGCGGCCGCTCACCGTTTTCCTGATTCCCACTACGCGCGACAAGCTGCTGACTGGCCTCGTTGCCGGAACCGGCGACATCTCCGCGGGCAATCTGACTGCGACCGACGAGCGGCTCAAGATCGTTGACTTCATCGCGCCGCGCGATCGCAAGCCCGTGCGTGAGCTGGTCGTCACCGGGCCAAAGTCGCCCTCGCTCTCGACACTCGATGATCTTTCGGGAAAGCAGGTCTATGTGCGCAAGTCGTCGAGCTACTACGAGAGCCTGAGCGCACTGAATGAGCGGTTTCGCAAGAGCGGCAAGCCGCCTGTCAACATCATGCTGCTGCCCGACGCACTGGAAGACGAAGACGTCATGGAGATGGTCAACGCGGGACTGCTAGGCATCAGCATCGTGGACGACTGGAAGGCGCGCCTCTGGGCACAGGTGCTGCCGCAACTGAAGGTGCGTGACGACCTCGCCGTGAGCGCCGAGGGCTATACAGGCTGGGCGATACGCAAGAACAGCCCACAGTTGCAGGCTGCCCTGAACGACTTCTACCTGAACTACCTGAAGAAGCAGGGTGTGGCTGAATACCTCCTCGCGCAATACATGAAGAGGATCAAGCAGATCCGCAACAATGGCGGCGACGCAGAACAGAAGCGCTTCGATGCAACACTTGTGCTCTTCCAGAAATACGGCACCCAGTACGACTTCGATCCACTTATGCTTGCCGCGCAAGGTTTCCAGGAGTCGCAACTCAACCAGTCCGCACGCAGCCACGTCGGGGCGATCGGCATCATGCAGCTGATGCCGGCCACGGGCAAGGAAATGGGCGTGGGCAGTATTTCCGTGGCCGAGTCCAATGTTCATGCCGGCGCCAAATACCTGGACACCCTCATGTCCAAATACTTCTCCGATGCTCACTTCAGCGCAAGCGACCGATCGCTCTTTGCATTCGCGAGCTACAACGCGGGGCCGGCCAACATCGCGAAGATGCGCAAAATCGCGGCAGAGCAAGGTCTTGATCCGGACAAGTGGTTCAACAATGTCGAAGTTGTCGTAGCGGAGAAGATCGGACTCGAAACGACGACTTATGTGCGCAACATTTTCAAATACTACGCAGCATACAAGCTGATCGTCGACGCCCAGGCGGCGCGCCAAAAGGCGGTGGAAAGCGTGCAGAAGCCCTCTTGA
- a CDS encoding sulfite exporter TauE/SafE family protein: MLNQDGRIKAMDTEPEPGSPAVSSLSSSTPPSRTWQLRTQWAVLVIATVLCLSLSTQSGVNPLVIGSVLLASAVSSIAGFAFSAVCGAMLFHLSGDPVQIVQIMIVCSVANQTAMVWSLKREIQWRELTVFLIGGAVGLPVGITVLLTLDRHVYTHVLGAFLVLYGCYMLARKPLVIGRQATAFDAFAGFLGGITGGAAGFPGAFVTIWCGFKGWNKGRQRAMFQPFILIMQVAALAAISLLRHSSGKVGFDPAILLCIPASLLGTTVGMTLYQRLSDNHFARAVNLLMIASGISYFA; encoded by the coding sequence ATGCTGAACCAGGACGGGAGAATCAAGGCAATGGATACCGAACCTGAGCCTGGAAGCCCCGCAGTATCTTCCCTTTCGTCGAGCACACCACCCAGCCGCACCTGGCAACTCAGGACTCAATGGGCGGTGCTCGTGATCGCGACAGTGCTCTGCCTTTCGTTGTCCACGCAAAGTGGCGTCAACCCGCTTGTCATTGGCTCCGTTCTTCTGGCGTCCGCGGTGTCGAGCATTGCAGGGTTCGCTTTCTCCGCCGTATGCGGCGCCATGCTATTTCATCTGTCCGGCGACCCGGTGCAGATCGTTCAGATCATGATCGTCTGCAGCGTCGCGAACCAGACTGCAATGGTCTGGTCGCTCAAGCGCGAGATCCAATGGCGTGAACTGACTGTCTTTCTGATCGGCGGCGCAGTCGGACTGCCCGTTGGCATAACCGTACTGCTGACGCTGGACCGCCATGTCTATACGCACGTGCTTGGCGCGTTTCTTGTCCTTTACGGTTGCTACATGCTCGCCCGCAAGCCTCTAGTCATCGGTCGCCAGGCAACGGCCTTCGATGCCTTCGCCGGATTTCTCGGCGGAATCACAGGGGGCGCGGCCGGCTTTCCCGGTGCGTTCGTCACCATCTGGTGCGGCTTCAAGGGCTGGAATAAGGGGCGTCAGCGTGCGATGTTCCAGCCATTCATATTGATCATGCAGGTGGCAGCCCTTGCGGCGATCAGTCTCCTGCGCCACTCTTCCGGCAAGGTGGGGTTTGATCCAGCGATCCTGCTCTGCATACCCGCGTCGCTTCTCGGCACCACAGTCGGCATGACACTTTATCAGCGGCTATCGGACAATCATTTCGCCCGTGCAGTGAACCTGCTGATGATCGCCTCGGGGATCAGCTATTTCGCGTGA
- a CDS encoding AAA family ATPase, with translation MKPARNSRWSRFGRYVALGVCAAAVAATAGFFYWRHEANLAQSQPAALGGVASEMRHDASPWTKREKDASELLRDIHDRDVAAIGVSREAILVSTLKGEKYYVADHNGAFSNALLLGDLKPGATPPWQLVWLPHADVRVGAARWTEAFDRLRDALSLLLPLLMLGGLLWFMRREMGGGAQLLGESPTLRFDDVIGAGEAKAALADVRAWLTEPAQFTGMGVRAPCGVLMTGGPGVGKTRLAQALAGECGANFIAITGSYFSAKYYGVGIQKVKRLFELARKNAPTVIFIDEADGLGKRTDTGGGPVEAESNRIINQLLAEMDGFESNEGVIIVAATNHPDNLDEALRRPGRFDRTVQVRLPDLEDRAEILRFYAANLKSKADDIDFNQLARLTTGLSPATLSMIVNQAGLVARKAGKQKVAAVDFLEAIKIARIGDVNGAERALSDDERTRIAIHEAGHGLVAALLGTGVLEEVTILPRGGALGVALITKMQDKYLYRETEMRNEIQVLLGGRNAELLMFSEASSGAAQDLQEASRISLDMVSKHGFNADGNLFSLAALPQQVAGLQLKTAIEHANGLLHELNDACFALLRANEPVLRAIADQLLESETVPGEAVYRLIREHAAAVASTQAVTEAATA, from the coding sequence ATGAAACCGGCAAGGAATTCGCGGTGGTCACGCTTTGGCCGATACGTCGCGCTGGGTGTTTGCGCGGCCGCAGTCGCGGCAACGGCTGGCTTCTTCTACTGGCGGCATGAAGCGAATCTTGCGCAGTCCCAGCCTGCGGCGCTTGGCGGCGTCGCCAGCGAAATGCGGCATGACGCGTCACCGTGGACGAAGCGCGAAAAAGATGCCTCGGAATTGCTGCGCGATATTCACGACCGCGATGTCGCCGCCATCGGTGTGAGCCGCGAAGCGATTCTTGTCTCAACGCTCAAAGGCGAAAAGTATTATGTGGCCGATCATAACGGCGCGTTTTCGAACGCCCTGCTGCTTGGCGATCTGAAGCCGGGCGCCACGCCGCCCTGGCAACTCGTCTGGCTGCCGCACGCCGATGTGCGCGTCGGCGCCGCGCGCTGGACCGAAGCGTTCGACCGCCTGCGCGACGCGCTCAGTCTGCTGCTTCCCCTGCTGATGCTAGGCGGCCTGCTCTGGTTCATGCGCCGCGAAATGGGCGGCGGCGCGCAATTGCTCGGCGAGTCCCCCACGTTGCGCTTCGACGACGTGATTGGCGCGGGCGAGGCGAAAGCCGCGCTCGCCGACGTGCGCGCGTGGCTCACCGAGCCGGCGCAGTTCACGGGCATGGGCGTGCGCGCGCCGTGCGGCGTGCTGATGACGGGTGGCCCAGGCGTTGGCAAGACGCGCCTCGCGCAGGCGCTTGCAGGCGAATGCGGCGCGAATTTCATCGCCATCACAGGCAGCTATTTCAGCGCGAAGTATTACGGCGTTGGCATTCAGAAGGTCAAGCGCCTGTTCGAACTCGCGCGCAAGAACGCGCCCACAGTCATCTTCATCGACGAGGCGGACGGTCTCGGCAAGCGCACCGATACCGGCGGCGGCCCGGTCGAGGCGGAAAGCAACCGCATCATCAACCAGTTGCTCGCGGAGATGGATGGGTTCGAATCGAACGAAGGCGTGATCATCGTCGCCGCGACCAATCACCCGGACAATCTCGACGAAGCCCTGCGCCGCCCCGGCCGTTTCGACCGCACGGTGCAGGTGCGTCTGCCCGACCTCGAGGATCGTGCCGAGATTCTGCGCTTCTACGCCGCCAATCTGAAGTCGAAAGCCGACGACATCGATTTCAACCAGCTCGCGCGGCTGACCACGGGCCTTTCTCCGGCCACGCTCTCGATGATCGTGAATCAGGCGGGTCTCGTCGCGCGCAAGGCTGGTAAGCAGAAAGTCGCCGCCGTGGATTTTCTCGAGGCGATCAAGATTGCGCGCATTGGTGACGTCAACGGCGCCGAGCGCGCGCTTTCGGACGACGAGCGCACGCGCATCGCGATTCATGAAGCGGGACATGGACTCGTCGCCGCCCTCCTCGGCACTGGCGTGCTCGAAGAAGTGACGATTTTGCCGCGCGGCGGCGCGTTGGGCGTCGCGCTGATCACGAAAATGCAGGACAAGTATCTGTATCGCGAGACGGAAATGCGCAACGAAATCCAGGTGCTGCTGGGCGGTCGCAACGCGGAACTGCTCATGTTCAGCGAAGCATCGAGTGGCGCGGCGCAGGACCTGCAGGAGGCTTCGCGCATCAGCCTCGACATGGTGTCGAAGCACGGCTTCAACGCGGATGGCAATCTGTTCAGCCTCGCGGCACTGCCGCAGCAGGTCGCAGGCTTGCAGTTGAAGACTGCGATCGAGCACGCAAACGGGCTGCTGCACGAACTCAACGACGCGTGCTTCGCGCTGCTGCGTGCGAACGAGCCGGTACTGCGCGCAATCGCCGATCAGTTGCTCGAGTCGGAGACGGTGCCCGGCGAGGCCGTCTATCGTCTGATTCGCGAGCATGCGGCGGCTGTGGCGAGCACACAGGCGGTGACCGAAGCGGCCACCGCTTGA